One genomic window of Pseudomonas chlororaphis subsp. piscium includes the following:
- a CDS encoding transglycosylase domain-containing protein, giving the protein MGALRQTDSSKKVVPTDRVEEAPIPEKPHSSRLWWRLFWLLLLMALVALGFAASKEMRTSKLQARELSKFAADLNYSMAPGPSDAIVYPGAGPFDKRLGYSALDDFLARLLKRGYVVEAQTRFSPSLMNYSENGFFVPYTEKIQAGLSITDCRAAPLYQFKYPQQLYSNFASIPPVMVRSLLFIENRELLDPEQPLANPAVDWPRFAKAAWSQVAKLLHLPGQTAGGSTLATQLEKYRHSPDGLTVSGAEKIRQMISASVRAYQGGQQTLEARRRIIRDYLNSVPLSAVPGHGEVHGMAEGLRVWYGADFAQVNEQLASTASDPQSLAQRGLALRQVLSLMIAQRRPSHYLSKGRQELVELTDSHIRVLTQSGVIDPPLSTAALASKATFRDWVQQPTIQPIETNKGISVARSRLAGLLNRPLYDLDRLDLSATSTLQSDLQRQATEYLKHLADPAFAAEIGLLGERLLTPTSTTQVRYSFTLLELTPDGSRVRVQTDSTDQPFDINEGSKLELGSTAKLRVLTTYLQIIAELYEQYGAETPAVLKKVEIAEQDRLSRWAVDYLIQNSDRSLPKMLEAALDRKYSASPGESFFTGGGLHTFHNFRKEDNGRMPSLRDALRESINLPFIRLMRDLVRYSTYAGPSNSAALLKDDGDPRRQEYLAKFADREGTSFLLRFWKKYRNKDTQARLDTFLDSMHPTPIRLAAVHRYLLPEASQESFNSFVRSHLKGAKLTEKLTDERLDKLYYSYGPGSYDLPDQGYIAKVHPLDLWLLGYLLNNPDAKFSEIVKASEFERQEVYSWLFKSRHKSARDSRIRTMLEIEAFLDIHQRWQKVGYPFDHLVPSLATAIGSSGDRPAALAELVGTILNDGVRMPTLRIDSLHFAAGTPYETKLINDPAEGKRVMPSQVAIALRGALSQVVDAGTAKRVSGSFKLADGTPLAMGGKTGTGDNRIEAIGSGGRILSSKSINRTATFVFYIGEHHFGTLTAYVPGASAQAFKFTSALPVQVLKGMAPILTPYLQPGSNTQCLGSLAQR; this is encoded by the coding sequence ATGGGTGCTTTAAGGCAGACCGATTCGAGTAAAAAAGTAGTGCCAACTGATCGAGTGGAAGAAGCGCCTATCCCCGAAAAACCCCATTCAAGCCGGCTTTGGTGGCGGCTGTTCTGGCTATTGCTGCTGATGGCGCTGGTTGCCCTGGGCTTTGCCGCATCCAAGGAAATGCGCACCTCGAAATTGCAGGCGCGCGAGCTCAGCAAGTTCGCCGCGGACCTGAACTATTCCATGGCGCCCGGGCCCAGCGATGCCATCGTCTACCCCGGCGCCGGCCCCTTCGACAAACGCCTGGGCTACAGCGCCCTGGATGATTTCCTGGCGCGCCTGCTCAAGCGCGGTTACGTGGTGGAGGCCCAGACCCGCTTCTCCCCCTCCTTGATGAACTACAGCGAGAACGGCTTCTTCGTACCCTATACCGAGAAGATTCAGGCCGGGCTGTCGATCACCGATTGCCGCGCGGCGCCGCTCTATCAATTCAAGTACCCGCAACAGCTCTATTCGAACTTTGCCTCCATCCCGCCGGTGATGGTGCGCAGCCTGCTGTTCATCGAGAACCGCGAATTGCTCGACCCCGAGCAGCCCCTGGCCAACCCGGCGGTGGACTGGCCGCGCTTCGCCAAGGCCGCCTGGTCGCAAGTGGCCAAGCTCCTGCACCTGCCCGGGCAGACGGCGGGCGGCAGTACCCTGGCGACCCAGCTGGAAAAGTACCGGCACTCGCCGGACGGCCTGACCGTATCCGGCGCGGAGAAGATCCGGCAGATGATTTCCGCCAGCGTGCGCGCCTACCAGGGCGGCCAGCAGACTCTCGAGGCCCGGCGGCGCATCATCCGCGACTACCTCAACAGCGTGCCGCTGTCAGCGGTGCCCGGCCACGGTGAAGTGCACGGCATGGCCGAAGGGCTGCGGGTCTGGTATGGCGCCGACTTCGCCCAGGTCAACGAGCAGTTGGCGAGCACCGCCAGCGATCCGCAGAGCCTGGCGCAACGCGGCCTGGCCCTGCGCCAGGTGCTGTCGTTGATGATCGCCCAGCGCCGGCCTTCGCATTACCTGTCCAAAGGTCGCCAGGAACTGGTCGAACTCACCGACAGCCATATCCGCGTACTGACCCAGAGCGGGGTGATCGACCCGCCGCTGTCGACCGCCGCCCTGGCCAGCAAGGCCACCTTCCGCGACTGGGTGCAGCAACCGACGATCCAGCCGATCGAAACCAACAAGGGCATCAGCGTCGCCCGCAGCCGCCTGGCCGGCCTGCTCAACCGGCCGCTATACGACCTCGACCGCCTCGACCTGTCCGCCACCAGTACCCTGCAAAGCGACCTGCAGCGCCAGGCCACCGAGTACCTCAAGCACCTGGCCGACCCGGCGTTCGCCGCCGAAATCGGCCTGCTCGGCGAACGCCTGCTGACGCCCACCAGCACCACCCAGGTGCGCTACAGCTTCACCCTGCTCGAACTGACGCCCGACGGTTCGCGGGTGCGGGTCCAGACCGACAGCACCGACCAGCCCTTCGACATCAACGAAGGCAGCAAGCTGGAGTTGGGCTCCACCGCCAAGCTGCGGGTCCTGACCACCTACCTGCAGATCATTGCCGAACTGTACGAGCAGTACGGCGCCGAAACCCCGGCGGTGCTGAAGAAAGTCGAGATCGCCGAACAGGACCGCCTGAGCCGCTGGGCCGTGGACTACCTGATCCAGAACAGCGACCGCAGCCTGCCGAAAATGCTCGAGGCGGCCCTGGATCGCAAATACTCGGCCAGCCCCGGCGAGAGTTTTTTCACCGGCGGCGGGCTGCACACCTTTCATAACTTCCGCAAGGAAGACAACGGCCGCATGCCGAGCCTGCGCGACGCCCTGCGCGAGTCCATCAACCTGCCCTTCATCCGCCTGATGCGCGACCTGGTGCGCTACAGCACCTACGCCGGCCCGAGCAACAGCGCCGCCCTGCTCAAGGATGACGGCGACCCGCGGCGCCAGGAATACCTGGCCAAGTTCGCCGACCGCGAGGGCACTTCCTTCCTCCTGCGGTTCTGGAAGAAGTACCGCAACAAGGACACCCAGGCGCGCCTGGACACCTTCCTCGACAGCATGCACCCGACGCCGATCCGCCTGGCGGCCGTGCACCGCTACCTGCTGCCGGAAGCCAGCCAGGAGAGTTTCAACAGTTTCGTGCGCTCGCACCTCAAGGGCGCCAAGCTCACGGAGAAACTCACCGACGAACGCCTGGACAAGCTCTATTACAGCTACGGCCCCGGTTCCTACGACCTGCCCGACCAGGGCTACATCGCCAAGGTGCACCCGCTGGACCTGTGGCTGCTCGGCTACCTGCTGAACAACCCCGACGCCAAGTTCAGCGAGATCGTCAAAGCCAGCGAATTCGAGCGCCAGGAGGTCTACAGCTGGCTGTTCAAGAGCCGGCACAAGAGCGCCCGGGACAGCCGCATCCGCACCATGCTGGAGATCGAGGCGTTCCTCGACATTCACCAGCGCTGGCAGAAAGTCGGCTACCCCTTCGACCACCTGGTGCCCTCATTGGCGACTGCCATCGGCAGTTCCGGCGATCGCCCCGCGGCGCTGGCCGAACTGGTCGGCACCATCCTCAACGACGGCGTGCGCATGCCGACCCTGCGCATCGACAGCCTGCATTTCGCCGCCGGTACGCCTTATGAAACCAAGCTGATCAACGACCCGGCCGAGGGCAAGCGGGTGATGCCTTCGCAAGTGGCCATCGCGCTACGTGGAGCCCTGTCGCAAGTGGTGGACGCCGGGACCGCCAAGCGGGTTTCCGGCAGCTTCAAACTGGCCGACGGCACGCCGCTGGCCATGGGCGGCAAGACCGGCACCGGCGACAACCGCATCGAGGCCATCGGCTCCGGCGGCCGGATTCTCAGTTCGAAATCCATCAACCGCACCGCCACCTTCGTGTTCTATATCGGCGAACACCACTTCGGCACCCTGACCGCCTATGTGCCGGGCGCCTCGGCCCAAGCCTTCAAGTTCACCTCGGCCTTGCCGGTCCAGGTGCTCAAGGGCATGGCGCCGATTCTCACTCCATACCTGCAACCGGGCAGCAACACCCAATGCCTGGGCAGCCTGGCTCAACGCTGA